A genomic region of Barnesiella viscericola DSM 18177 contains the following coding sequences:
- the ychF gene encoding redox-regulated ATPase YchF: MSLQCGIVGLPNVGKSTLFNCLSNAKAQSANFPFCTIEPNVGVITVPDERLNKLAELVHPQRIVPTTVEIVDIAGLVKGASKGEGLGNKFLANIRETDAILHVLRCFDDDNITHVDGSVNPVRDKEIIDFELQLKDLETIESRISKVQKQAQTGGDKAAKIAYEVLSRYKEALEQGKPARTVTFETKDEQKIAHDLFLLTNKPVMYICNVDDASAVSGNKYVDMVREAVKEENAQILIVAAKTESEIAEFETYEERQMFLNEIGLKESGVSRLIRAAYSLLNLETYFTAGPQEVRAWTYLKGSKAPQCAGIIHTDFEKGFIRAEVIKYDDYIALGSENACKEAGKMYIEGKDYVVQDGDIMHFRFNV, from the coding sequence ATGAGTTTACAATGTGGCATAGTCGGGCTGCCCAACGTGGGCAAATCGACGCTTTTCAACTGTTTGTCCAACGCCAAAGCGCAATCGGCAAACTTCCCGTTCTGTACCATCGAGCCCAATGTGGGTGTCATCACCGTTCCCGATGAGCGGTTGAACAAACTGGCCGAATTGGTTCACCCCCAACGCATCGTCCCCACGACGGTCGAGATTGTCGACATTGCCGGACTGGTGAAAGGGGCCAGCAAAGGGGAAGGCCTGGGCAACAAATTCCTCGCCAACATACGGGAGACCGACGCCATTCTGCACGTGCTCCGTTGCTTCGACGACGACAACATCACCCACGTCGACGGGTCGGTCAATCCCGTGAGAGACAAGGAGATTATCGACTTTGAGCTGCAACTCAAAGACTTGGAGACCATCGAGTCGCGCATCTCGAAAGTTCAGAAACAGGCCCAGACCGGCGGCGACAAGGCGGCCAAAATCGCCTACGAGGTACTGAGCCGCTACAAAGAGGCACTCGAACAGGGCAAACCGGCACGTACCGTGACCTTCGAAACCAAAGACGAACAGAAGATTGCCCACGACCTCTTCCTGCTCACCAACAAACCGGTGATGTATATCTGCAACGTCGACGACGCCAGCGCCGTGTCGGGCAACAAATATGTCGACATGGTGCGCGAGGCAGTCAAGGAGGAGAACGCCCAGATACTGATTGTGGCTGCCAAGACCGAATCGGAGATTGCCGAGTTCGAAACCTACGAAGAGCGCCAGATGTTCCTCAACGAAATCGGGCTCAAAGAGTCGGGCGTATCGCGTCTGATTCGGGCCGCTTACAGCCTGCTCAACCTCGAAACCTATTTCACCGCCGGACCTCAGGAGGTACGTGCCTGGACCTACCTGAAAGGGAGCAAGGCTCCGCAATGCGCGGGCATTATCCACACCGACTTTGAAAAGGGCTTCATTCGGGCCGAGGTCATCAAGTATGACGACTACATCGCCCTCGGGTCGGAAAACGCCTGCAAGGAGGCTGGAAAGATGTATATCGAGGGGAAGGACTACGTGGTACAGGACGGCGACATCATGCACTTCCGCTTCAACGTATAG